In Oscillospiraceae bacterium, one DNA window encodes the following:
- the rimM gene encoding 16S rRNA processing protein RimM, which produces MKMDIWCDSADALKKVKTVFTDDKGENALTLVSKRVHGNFLLITVEGTDTIEKAMRFKGKELFARRSDIPKAENSYFIADLIGLTVYDAATNEAVGKVTDVFNRGAGDILEIERDGGKQALVPMVKEFMAEIDLEKGIFINVMEGLLD; this is translated from the coding sequence ATGAAAATGGACATCTGGTGCGACAGTGCGGATGCACTCAAAAAGGTAAAAACCGTGTTTACCGACGACAAAGGCGAAAATGCGCTGACATTGGTTTCAAAGCGTGTTCACGGCAATTTTTTGCTTATAACCGTTGAAGGAACAGACACCATCGAGAAAGCAATGCGCTTCAAGGGCAAGGAGCTTTTTGCAAGGCGCAGTGACATTCCCAAGGCTGAAAATTCCTATTTTATTGCCGACCTTATCGGGCTTACGGTGTACGATGCCGCAACAAATGAGGCTGTCGGAAAGGTTACGGATGTATTCAACCGCGGTGCCGGCGACATTCTGGAAATCGAAAGAGACGGCGGTAAGCAAGCCCTTGTGCCTATGGTAAAGGAATTTATGGCTGAAATAGACCTTGAAAAAGGTATATTCATCAATGTTATGGAAGGACTGCTGGACTGA
- the trmD gene encoding tRNA (guanosine(37)-N1)-methyltransferase TrmD, translated as MRFDILTLFPEMTDGIFSYSIIARAAAQGLIELHSHNIRDYSTDKHRKVDDTPYGGGKGMLMGPQPIYDCYKAVRGERQSVRTLYMSPQGKVFNHQKALELREYENIIILCGHYEGVDQRIIDEIVDEEISIGDYVLTGGELAAAVVVDAVARLCDGVLADKECYEKESIAGGLLEYPQYTRPYEFHGVCVPEVLNSGHHANIDAWRLEKAVEKTLAVRPDLIENGSFDKQTLKVIEKVRKKNEQQ; from the coding sequence ATGCGCTTTGATATTCTGACGCTGTTCCCCGAAATGACGGACGGCATCTTTTCGTACAGTATTATAGCGCGTGCGGCGGCACAGGGGCTTATTGAGCTTCACAGCCACAACATACGCGACTACTCCACCGACAAGCACAGAAAAGTGGACGACACTCCCTACGGAGGCGGAAAAGGTATGCTTATGGGACCTCAGCCCATTTATGACTGTTATAAGGCGGTACGGGGTGAAAGGCAAAGCGTGCGTACCTTGTATATGTCCCCTCAGGGCAAGGTTTTCAACCACCAAAAGGCGCTGGAATTGAGGGAATATGAAAACATAATCATTCTCTGCGGTCATTACGAGGGCGTTGACCAGAGAATCATCGACGAAATTGTGGACGAAGAAATTTCCATCGGCGATTATGTGCTGACGGGCGGTGAGCTTGCCGCGGCGGTGGTTGTTGACGCGGTAGCGCGTCTTTGCGACGGAGTGCTTGCGGACAAGGAATGCTATGAAAAGGAAAGCATTGCAGGCGGTCTTCTGGAATATCCTCAGTACACAAGGCCATATGAATTTCATGGTGTGTGTGTACCGGAGGTGCTCAATTCGGGGCATCATGCCAATATTGACGCATGGAGACTTGAAAAAGCGGTGGAAAAAACACTGGCGGTACGCCCCGACCTTATAGAAAACGGAAGCTTCGACAAACAGACACTCAAGGTCATAGAAAAAGTAAGGAAGAAAAATGAACAACAATAA
- the murJ gene encoding murein biosynthesis integral membrane protein MurJ translates to MNNNKKSGAVKTVALMVFAMCVSKVLGMLRSVLMANSYGISHEATVFSEASRIPLTFFDLLLGSAVLGCFIPIYNSCKDKNRPDGKSESDIFASVFLNFIVIVTSVLAILGMIFSREILSVIAAGLDSTLIDMAVTPLRIMFPMVIFIGTTYTLVGVLQSKDEFLIPAFVSALSNLLIIVYFIFFNRYFGIVGLSVCYTFSWIVQLITLIPSLVKNKFRYFACFDFKNKSFINALKMTPPIMLGAWLTPVSILLSLYFAAFVELDGAVASFEYANSLFTIIVGILTYGVCNFIFPRLSRLSGDDREGFVKTASQSLFYSFMIIIPVMTALPVVAPQAVSIIYQRGEFDALAAQHVTGALKALIPGMLGFTAVELMNRVFYAQKTPYIPMTAALCGIAVNAVSSYIMIIKLNMGLYALGISFASGLCGAAAVLIIFAAIKLKGMFDTGFFVRLFKLVICAAVSYIAMHLLNKLISPDPFYDGLIMNVVTGAGIFLCGTAVYVILLKLTGLLKKE, encoded by the coding sequence ATGAACAACAATAAAAAATCAGGAGCCGTAAAAACAGTGGCGCTGATGGTTTTTGCCATGTGCGTTTCCAAGGTGCTGGGTATGCTCAGAAGCGTTCTCATGGCGAATTCCTACGGAATATCCCATGAAGCGACAGTGTTTTCCGAGGCGTCACGCATACCGCTGACTTTTTTCGATTTACTTCTGGGTTCGGCGGTGCTTGGCTGTTTTATCCCCATCTATAACAGCTGCAAGGACAAAAACCGACCTGACGGCAAAAGCGAAAGCGATATTTTCGCATCGGTATTTCTCAACTTCATAGTTATCGTAACATCGGTTCTTGCGATATTGGGAATGATATTTTCACGCGAAATCCTCAGTGTTATCGCGGCAGGACTTGACAGCACACTTATCGATATGGCGGTTACTCCCCTTCGCATAATGTTCCCCATGGTTATTTTCATCGGCACGACCTACACGTTGGTGGGCGTTCTTCAAAGTAAGGATGAATTTCTCATCCCCGCCTTTGTGAGTGCTCTTTCCAATCTTCTTATCATAGTGTACTTTATATTCTTCAACAGATATTTCGGAATTGTCGGTCTTTCGGTATGTTACACATTCAGTTGGATTGTTCAGCTGATTACCCTTATCCCCTCACTGGTGAAAAACAAATTCAGATATTTTGCCTGTTTCGACTTTAAAAACAAGAGCTTTATAAATGCACTGAAAATGACGCCCCCCATAATGCTGGGGGCATGGCTCACTCCCGTGAGCATACTTTTAAGCCTTTATTTTGCGGCGTTTGTAGAGCTTGATGGTGCGGTGGCGTCCTTTGAATACGCCAACAGCCTTTTCACCATAATTGTGGGTATACTCACCTACGGCGTATGCAACTTTATTTTTCCAAGACTTTCAAGGCTTTCGGGAGACGACCGTGAGGGCTTTGTAAAAACTGCGTCGCAAAGCCTGTTTTATTCATTCATGATAATAATTCCCGTAATGACGGCTTTGCCGGTAGTTGCGCCCCAGGCGGTATCAATTATATATCAGCGCGGTGAATTTGATGCTTTGGCGGCTCAGCACGTTACGGGCGCACTGAAAGCGCTTATTCCCGGAATGCTGGGATTTACGGCAGTAGAGCTTATGAACCGCGTGTTCTACGCACAAAAGACACCTTATATTCCCATGACGGCGGCACTGTGCGGTATAGCCGTGAACGCAGTTTCGTCATATATTATGATTATAAAGCTTAATATGGGGCTGTATGCTCTGGGAATTTCCTTTGCTTCGGGTCTTTGCGGTGCGGCGGCGGTGCTTATAATCTTTGCGGCAATAAAGCTCAAAGGTATGTTTGATACAGGTTTCTTTGTAAGGCTTTTTAAGCTTGTTATCTGCGCCGCGGTAAGCTATATCGCAATGCACCTGCTGAATAAGCTTATTTCCCCAGACCCGTTTTACGACGGACTGATAATGAATGTTGTTACCGGCGCAGGGATTTTCCTCTGCGGAACGGCAGTATACGTTATATTACTGAAACTGACAGGATTACTTAAAAAGGAGTGA
- a CDS encoding DUF4330 family protein: protein MKDMNNEKKKALNIIDIIIIAVVILALAAAAFIFLRPGTAQDSEGGTKYIDFTIELPTVKNRFKDYIKVGDAVIETVRHTSIGYVTEALYTDAMIATTNMNEGGIMTMSPYPDHQRAEITIRAPYSLNENGEYSVSGTTLAVGAYINFSTPNFITSGYCVKLRLLSEQENSAWENELKLMENKDGGKK, encoded by the coding sequence ATGAAAGATATGAATAACGAAAAGAAAAAAGCTCTTAACATTATCGACATTATAATCATAGCCGTTGTTATACTCGCTCTTGCCGCGGCGGCATTTATATTCCTGCGCCCCGGCACTGCTCAGGACAGTGAGGGCGGTACAAAGTACATTGACTTTACCATCGAGCTTCCCACCGTCAAGAACAGATTCAAGGACTATATAAAAGTGGGGGATGCGGTTATTGAAACAGTGCGTCACACCTCCATAGGATACGTAACCGAGGCACTTTACACCGACGCCATGATAGCCACCACCAACATGAACGAGGGCGGTATTATGACAATGAGTCCTTACCCCGACCATCAGCGTGCCGAAATAACCATACGCGCTCCTTACTCATTAAACGAAAACGGCGAATATTCCGTTTCCGGAACCACTTTGGCAGTAGGCGCGTATATCAATTTCAGCACTCCCAACTTCATTACCAGCGGATACTGCGTAAAGCTCAGACTTCTTTCCGAACAAGAAAATTCCGCTTGGGAAAATGAGCTCAAGCTTATGGAAAACAAGGACGGAGGTAAAAAATAA
- a CDS encoding DUF4330 family protein, with amino-acid sequence MTGKKRFNIIDVVLILTVLVIVAGVLVRSGFTGSFNEKFEEGMLEYEFIINSIKNTSEVYFEEGAKLYSQSTQKEVGEIISFHTRPAEAYIELPTGEIVKTVIPDRMDVIGIAKVKGTTDDDGRCMLDGTTHIAAGKSIYSRLKDITFMFTVEDVKYVPVKTAEN; translated from the coding sequence ATGACAGGCAAAAAGAGATTTAACATAATTGATGTTGTACTCATACTGACAGTGCTTGTTATAGTTGCCGGCGTTTTGGTGCGCAGCGGCTTTACGGGCAGCTTTAACGAAAAGTTTGAAGAAGGCATGCTGGAATACGAATTTATTATCAACTCCATCAAAAACACCTCTGAGGTTTATTTTGAAGAAGGCGCGAAGCTTTATTCCCAGTCCACCCAGAAAGAGGTCGGAGAGATTATTTCATTCCACACACGTCCCGCAGAAGCTTATATCGAGCTTCCGACAGGTGAAATAGTAAAAACCGTAATCCCTGACCGTATGGATGTTATCGGTATTGCGAAGGTGAAGGGCACAACGGATGACGACGGCAGATGTATGCTGGACGGCACCACTCATATTGCCGCAGGAAAGAGCATTTATTCACGTCTTAAGGACATAACCTTCATGTTCACCGTCGAGGACGTTAAGTACGTGCCTGTTAAAACGGCTGAGAATTAA
- a CDS encoding HPr family phosphocarrier protein, whose amino-acid sequence MISKEITITNSVGLHARPATYFIQKANTYKSSLWVECGERRANAKSLLGVLSLGISKGTKIMIIADGADENEALEGLAALAATGFND is encoded by the coding sequence ATGATTTCCAAGGAAATTACCATTACCAACAGTGTAGGTCTCCACGCAAGACCCGCCACATATTTTATACAGAAAGCAAATACCTACAAGAGCTCTTTGTGGGTAGAATGCGGCGAACGCCGTGCTAACGCCAAGAGTCTTCTGGGTGTACTTTCTCTCGGCATTTCCAAGGGTACAAAAATTATGATAATCGCAGACGGTGCGGATGAAAACGAGGCTCTTGAGGGTCTTGCCGCTCTTGCCGCAACAGGTTTTAACGACTGA
- a CDS encoding folate family ECF transporter S component, whose product MKNNIFAQSLAKLKNPRSLVITAMLTAVIIVLDQPFLSIHIGNGLKINFLFIPIMICGMFYGPVPCAAMCVAGDVLGVLLTGKGVVWQLIIVELVRGILVGCIMFRKEPTLGRIVTGQCVSNLFVNMCLNTAVLMWIGFLPSQNIFLAAGARIVKNIVFLPVEIITLFFLLNSLIKAMEKNRLRP is encoded by the coding sequence ATGAAGAACAATATTTTCGCTCAGTCACTTGCAAAACTGAAAAATCCACGTTCGCTGGTTATAACCGCCATGCTTACGGCTGTTATAATCGTGTTGGATCAGCCGTTTCTTTCAATACACATCGGAAACGGACTGAAAATCAACTTTCTGTTCATCCCCATTATGATATGCGGTATGTTTTACGGTCCCGTGCCCTGTGCCGCCATGTGTGTTGCGGGAGATGTGCTGGGAGTACTTTTGACAGGCAAGGGCGTGGTATGGCAGCTTATTATTGTAGAGCTGGTGCGCGGAATACTGGTGGGATGCATAATGTTCAGGAAAGAGCCCACTTTGGGGCGCATCGTTACGGGCCAGTGCGTTTCAAACCTGTTTGTAAATATGTGTCTCAACACCGCCGTTCTCATGTGGATAGGCTTTCTTCCGTCCCAGAACATTTTTCTTGCCGCAGGTGCCAGAATTGTAAAAAATATCGTATTTCTGCCGGTTGAAATAATAACACTGTTTTTCCTGCTCAACTCACTTATAAAAGCCATGGAAAAAAACAGACTGCGTCCGTAA